The following DNA comes from Sphingobacteriales bacterium.
AAATCAAGTAATGCTTTATCTAACATTTCAATCTGTTTATTCTTTTCAGCATCAACCAATTGACGTTGGGATTTTTGGTAAGCATTAACTATATATTCTATGATAAAGTGTGTAATTATTAGTGGTAACATCCCAAAAACAAAAATGAGCCAAAACTCTCCGTGTTTCACTACTTCCCAAATTTGAAGTTGTGATTCTTTTCCAATTAATAAACTCTTTATCTCATCTGTATTCATTGCAACCATTACGGCAACTATAATGTCAAAAATTAAAACGCCAACCCAAAAACTTAAAATATTGACCCACTTCTTTTTGCTCCCAAAGAGTTTTAAATTTGATAATGAAATTGGAATTAAAAAGAATAAACCTGCCATAATGCCAAATAAAGTTCCTTGCATTTTAAAGATTTTTACGATTGCATTAGCATCCACAAGTTGCGGAAGACCCGGGTTTATTCCTGCTTCCAAAGAATTGCGAATTACATTTCCTTCAAAAAACACTTTGTACATTGCTGAAGCAAAAAACATTGACAGATAATAAATAAAAACTGTTAATCCTAATATTGCAAAGACAGTTCCAACCGACCAAAACTTTTTAATTACAAAGGATGATTCTAATGAGTTTCTTTCTAATTTATTTTTTTCAATTTCATTATTTATTTGAAGTAGTCCTTTTTCTCCCGTGCTTTTGTTGCCTGATTCAAGGATTGATTTTTCTTGTTTTAAATCAGTGATTTTTGAGTTTACTTGTCGTAGGTCTATTTCATTATTTGAATTTATTTTATTGATTTCATTTTGTTTGTCTGTGTCTATTTCAGCTTTCTTACTTTCAAAGGCAGATTTGATATTTTGAGAGATTATGTTTTTCTTACTACTCAAACTGTCGTCAGTAGCAAACATTTTTATTTGCTCTTTGATTTCGTCATAATGCGTTTTAAATATATCTATACTACCTGAGCTTTCCTTTGAATTATCATAGCCTTGTTTTCTATAGCTTTCAGTATTTATGTTTGCTGTTGTATAAATTAAATTTGATAGTTGTTGCGTAAAAGAGTCAGCCGTGTCTATTGGTTGAACTGTTTTTGCTTTTGTAATAACTTGTTCCATAGGATTTGCTGAATTTATGTTTACATCTATTTGGTGGTCAATATTATATTTCAGTCTTTCAAATTCAGCAAATAGTTGTCGATATGTATTTAAATCATCTGTTACTTGAATGTTTTCAACATTATTGTTGCTTGCATTATATGAATAATTATAAGAACCATTTATTGAAATTCTATTATCAATAAGGCAGAACTTGTGATGCATCATTCCTCTTTCATCTCCTGTTTCAAAAGCGTGAATACTTATGTTTTCAGCTTTAAACATTTGTTTTACGGTCTCATTTTGAGCGTTTGATGAAAGGATAATATCTACCGTAATATTTCGCTTTTTTGCATTGATGATAGCATTGGCTATATCTCTATCGGTAAACCAAGCCATAGCCACGAATATATTTTGGTTTGCCTTTTCAATCTCGGAAATTATTCGTTGTTTTATTTCTGTTCCGTTCGTTATAATATCATTCATACTTTGTATTTAATGTTTTTATTGGTTACAATCTCTTGTAGGTATCGCATAACGTTTCGCAGATTTGCGTTCGGGCGGGATTTTAAGCACCACACTTGATACGAAGAACTGCACTTCAAATATGCACAAAATTTTCTACGAAGAACGTCACCCCGCCTGACGCAAATGTGCTGTTAGCTGCTGCTTTTCTCGTCAGACGGTCGGCAGACTGTCAGACGAGAAAAGCAACAACAAACAAAGCCGATAGTAACTAAACGCGAAATTCAGAAATGCTCTGTGCTTTACTGAATTTTTACTGTCGTCTCGTAACACTTGGTTATGTTCACAGAAGATGTGTATTCTGTCGGATAAAGAATGTAACCACTCTTTTGCGTATATTTTGTCGAGTAAGTCCCCGCAGACAGTGTATAGGAAACAACACCGTAAGCACCCACTGTCCCTTTATATGCACCGTTTACATAAATGTAATAAGGGTCGTCTTTGTAGCTATCAACTTTAAGTGTGCCGGTGTTGTTCTGAACACAAGGTGCAGCGTTAGGATTGTTTGGGTCGTTTGGGTCGTCTTTCTTGCAAGATGACACTGTCGCCATTAACGCAACTGCCATCAGAATTGTCAAAAGTTTTTTCATGTCGTTGAATTTTTAATTGTCCTACTCATATGGCTTTTCGGTTTCGCCCCGTTTTTGAAGTGGTAGCTGGTCTCCACTTTTTAGTGAAAAATGCGTTCCGTTTTTTGTTGTCGTTACGAAGTGTCGTAATAAATATTGTTTGTCATCATTGTCCTGTTACGTTTGTGCCGTAACTTACACGGAGCAAAACGTCCCGCGAAAGTTGCAGCTAACGCCCGGGCTTTGCGTTGGGCGGTTTACGAAGCACAAATTTACAATACATTTCCAACTTTTATTAGAAAATTCTCACTTTGAAATAACACTTCTGCCCGCCTAACCGTAAAGCCATTGTTATATAAATGTTATTTTATCTGCCTGCAAGTTTATACTTTCCAGATACTTTAGCACGACAGTCGGCACACTACTTCCCTCTGGCCGAGTTAATAGTTCCAAAACTACTAAGTTTTCAATGACCTACAAAATTGCAATTTTACCGTGTTTTCTATAAATTTTTCTGATAATTTTATATAACGCTCAGCTTTGCGTTGGGCGGTTTACGAAGCACAAATTTACAATACATTTCCAACTTTTATTAGAAAATTTTTCCCTTGAAATAACACTTCCGCCCGCCTAACCGTAAAGCCATTGTTATATAAATGTTATTTTTATCTGCCTGCAAGTTTATACTTTCCAGATACTTTAGTACGACAGTCAGCACACGACCAACCGTGCTGGCCGAGTTAATAGTTCCGGAAAACTACTAAGTTTTCAAGCGACCTACAAAGTTGCAAATTTTCACCGTGTTTTCCTATAAATTTTTCTGATAATTTTATATAACGCCCGGGCTTTGCGTTGGGCGGTTTACGAAGCACAAATTTACAATACATTTCCAACTTTTATTAGAAAAATTCTTCCCTTGAAATAACACTTCCGCCCGCCTAACCGTAAAGCCATTGTTATATAAATGTTATTTTTATCTGTCTGCAAGTTTATACTTTCCAGATACTTTAGTACGACAGTCAGCACACGACCAACCGTGCTGGCCGAGTTAATAGTTCCGGAAAACTACTAAGTTTTCAAGCGACCTACAAAGTTGCAAAGTTTCACTGTGTTTTCCTATAAATTTTTCTGATAATTTTATATAACGGAAAAGGCTTTGCGTTGGGCGGCCTACGAAGGACAAATTTACAATACATTTTTAAGTTTTATTAGAAAATTCTTCCCTTGAAATAACACTTCCGCCCGCCTAATCGTAAAGCCATTGTTATATAAATGTTATTTTATCTGCCTGCAAGTTTATACTTTCCAGATACTTTAGCACAACAGTCGGCAAACGACTAACCGTGCTGGCCGAGTTAATAGTTCCAAAACTACTAAGTTTTCAAGCGACCTACAAAGTTGCAAAGTTTCACTGTGTTTTCCTATAAATTTTTCTGATAATTTTATATAACGGAAAAGGCTTTGCGTTGGGCGGCCTACGAAGGACAAATTTACAATACATTTTTAAGTTTTATTAGAAAATTCTTCCCTTGAAATAACACTTCCGCCCGCCTAATCGTAAAGCCATTGTTATATAAATGTTATTTTATCTGCCTGCAAGTTTATACTTTCCAGATACTTTAGCACAACAGTCGGCAAACGACTAACCGTGCTGGCCGAGTTAATAGTTCCGGAAAACTACTAAGTTTTCAAGCGACCTACAAAATTGCAAATTTTCACCGTGTTTTCCTATAAATTTTTCTGATAATTTTATATAACGGAAAAGGCTTTGCGTTGGGCGGCCTACGAAGGACAAATTTACAATACATTTTTAAGTTTTATTAGAAAATTCTTCCCTTGAAATAACACTTCCGCCCGCCTAATCGTAAAGCCATTGTTATATAAATGTTATTTTATCTGCCTGCAAGTTTATACTTTCCAGATACTTTAGCACAACAGTCGGCAAACGACTAACCGTGCTGGCCGAGTTAATAGTTCCGGAAAACTACTAAGTTTTCAAGCGACCTACAAAATTGCAAATTTTCACCGTGTTTTCCTATAAATTTTTCTGATAATTTTATATAACGTTAGTGCTGCCGCAGCGCGCCGCACCTTTGAAAAAGAGCACGGGCGGCGCGTTGACGGCAGCACATTGTTGCTTGCAGTAAGCTTTAACTCCGAGTGATGTTGAGAATTTCGCCACACAAAAGAGCGAAGCTCTAAAAAATCAAGCTTTCCGCTCCAACATAACCACAATTTAAACAATTTCTTCAAGTTTTTCCAAAACTCACTTTTTGATTTAAATATCAAAATTTTACTCATTCGTTTTGTATTTCAAAACGCCCTACTGCGTTTGATTTTCATTCAAGTATTCAAATTTCGCTCATTCGTTTTGCCGTTTAAAATGCCCTGCTGCGTTTGATTTTCATTCAAGCATTAAAATTTCACTTATTCGTTTTGCCGTTTAAAATGCCCTACTGTGTTTGATTTTTATTCAAGTATTAAAATTTTACTTATTCGTTTTGCCGTTTAAAATGCCCTGCTGCGTTTGATTTTCATTCAAGCATTAAAATTTCACTTATTCGTTATATCATTCAAAATGCCCTGCTGCGTTTGATTTTTATTCAAGTATTAAAATTTTACTCATGCGTTTTACCGTTTAAAATGTCCTGCTGCGTTTGATTTTCATTCAAGCATTCAAATTTTACTTATTCGTTTTACCGTTCAAAATATCCTGCTGCGTTTGATTTTCATTCAAGCATTCAAATTTTACTCATTCGTTTTGCCGTTTAAAAAGCCCTACTGCGTTTGATTTTTATTCAAGTATTCAAATTTTACTTATTCGTTTTGCCGTTTAAAATGCCCTACTGCGTTTGATTTTTATTCAAGTATTCAAATTTTACTCATTCATTTTGCCGTTCAAAATGCCCTCCCGCGTTTGATTTTCATTCAAGCATTCAAATTTCACTTATTCGTTTTGCCGTTTAAAATGCCCTACTGCGTTTGATTTTTATTCAAGTATTAAAATTTTACTCATTCGTTTTGTCTTTCAAAATGCCCTGCCGCGTTTGATTTTGATATTCTAATCTTAACACCAATAAAACTCGCAAAAACAACATAAAACACTGATTATAAATAATTTACAAACATTAATGGGGCTTTATTGCAAGCAACGGAAAAGGCTTTGCGTTGGGCGGCCTACGAAGGACAAATTTACAATACATTTTTAAGTTTTATTAGAAAATTCTTCCCTTGAAATAACACTTCCGCCCGCCTAATCGTAAAGCCATTGTTATATAAATGTTATTTTATCTGCCTGCAAGTTTATACTTTCCAGATACTTTAGCACAACAGTCGGCAAACGACTAACCGTGCTGGCCGAGTTAATAGTTCCGAAAACTACTAAGTTTTCAAGCGACCTACAAAATTGCAAATTTTTACTGTGTTTTCCTATAAATTTTTTCTGATAATTTTATATAACGGAAAAGGCTTTGCGTTGGGCGGCCTACGAAGGACAAATTTACAATACATTTTTAAGTTTTATTAGAAAATTCTTCCCTTG
Coding sequences within:
- a CDS encoding DUF1669 domain-containing protein, which codes for MNDIITNGTEIKQRIISEIEKANQNIFVAMAWFTDRDIANAIINAKKRNITVDIILSSNAQNETVKQMFKAENISIHAFETGDERGMMHHKFCLIDNRISINGSYNYSYNASNNNVENIQVTDDLNTYRQLFAEFERLKYNIDHQIDVNINSANPMEQVITKAKTVQPIDTADSFTQQLSNLIYTTANINTESYRKQGYDNSKESSGSIDIFKTHYDEIKEQIKMFATDDSLSSKKNIISQNIKSAFESKKAEIDTDKQNEINKINSNNEIDLRQVNSKITDLKQEKSILESGNKSTGEKGLLQINNEIEKNKLERNSLESSFVIKKFWSVGTVFAILGLTVFIYYLSMFFASAMYKVFFEGNVIRNSLEAGINPGLPQLVDANAIVKIFKMQGTLFGIMAGLFFLIPISLSNLKLFGSKKKWVNILSFWVGVLIFDIIVAVMVAMNTDEIKSLLIGKESQLQIWEVVKHGEFWLIFVFGMLPLIITHFIIEYIVNAYQKSQRQLVDAEKNKQIEMLDKALLDLNLNKELLLKEIKEKDESIKQKNDELERLEKELNTQQNNIENLFTELQKNLKAIYDDFMTRITSGKIFTDEILNSVSTAYKTGYIEYLPELYAEKEVANRVRAIEQVVINNR